The Nitrospirales bacterium genome includes a window with the following:
- the queG gene encoding tRNA epoxyqueuosine(34) reductase QueG, giving the protein MSLTATIKSEALQAGFDAVGIIQLPLTPSPAHPPDIRDVPSDASTTNTLYLRLQEWLQQGFHATMDWMTRSPHKRSHPTLVLPGCRSIISLAINYFIDELPDERPGNGRIARYAWGKDYHHLFKRRLKKLNAIIHRLAPEAQTKWYADTGPIMEKAWAQEAGLGWIGKHSNLVSSEYGSWLLLGEILTTLELERDLPGTDLCGSCTLCINACPTGAIVEPYVVNAEKCISYITIEHRGAEETISPEVRKNIGNRIFGCDDCLDICPFNHRSVPTAESTFQPSEVTIAPKLSALQTLSPECFSMMFQNSPIRRAKHEGFIRNIRMAQEPTHVTAVKPQ; this is encoded by the coding sequence ATGTCGCTTACCGCTACGATCAAGTCCGAGGCATTGCAGGCTGGCTTCGATGCCGTCGGAATCATTCAGCTTCCTCTTACCCCATCTCCGGCTCACCCCCCTGATATCCGCGATGTGCCTTCTGACGCTTCAACCACTAATACACTATACCTGCGTTTACAAGAATGGCTCCAACAAGGATTTCACGCCACGATGGACTGGATGACCCGGTCTCCGCACAAACGCAGTCATCCAACGCTTGTGCTCCCTGGTTGCCGATCAATCATTTCTCTCGCCATCAATTACTTTATTGACGAGCTGCCTGACGAAAGACCGGGAAATGGTCGAATTGCTCGCTACGCATGGGGGAAAGACTACCACCATCTCTTTAAGCGGCGCCTCAAAAAACTCAACGCCATCATTCACCGGCTGGCTCCCGAAGCTCAAACCAAATGGTATGCCGATACAGGCCCTATCATGGAAAAAGCCTGGGCGCAAGAAGCAGGCCTGGGGTGGATTGGCAAACATTCCAACCTCGTGTCTTCGGAGTATGGGTCTTGGCTGTTGTTGGGCGAAATCTTGACGACGTTGGAACTTGAGAGGGATCTTCCTGGCACGGACCTTTGCGGTTCTTGCACATTGTGCATCAACGCCTGTCCAACCGGAGCGATCGTGGAACCCTACGTGGTCAACGCAGAAAAATGCATTTCGTACATTACGATCGAACACCGGGGAGCAGAAGAAACCATTTCACCTGAAGTCAGGAAAAATATCGGCAATCGAATTTTTGGTTGCGATGATTGTCTGGATATCTGTCCATTTAATCACCGAAGTGTGCCCACCGCTGAATCTACGTTTCAACCCTCGGAGGTCACGATTGCGCCAAAGCTGTCAGCGTTGCAGACCCTTTCACCTGAATGTTTTTCCATGATGTTTCAAAACAGCCCCATTCGACGTGCAAAACATGAAGGCTTTATCCGAAACATTCGCATGGCCCAAGAGCCAACGCACGTTACCGCAGTGAAACCACAGTAG
- a CDS encoding endonuclease MutS2: MSQDSLQLQARQALEWEQLLSVLARYAQSKPGARACLQLPLETNLPTAAMRLQETTEMRMILECARSFPILAFDDIEDLLNRSAKGAQLEGVELYSVSVLLDLCAEVSRAIMDFEESCPTISVLAYTLDPLSRVYEAIVQCVDHEGNIQESATPELSQLVQHLHQLRQQIRQRLERLLSSHEFEELLQGQYFAQRGERYVIPVKSDKQHHISGIVHDISGSGATVFIEPRDFIELNNAIKVADLQVKQEIGRILQDLSSLVASHVTILLQNFQTLRQLDCLGAKARLSITMRANPVSLNRRQHVMLKEARHPLLVMNKRDVVANDIHLPYETPVCIVSGPNTGGKTATLKLLGMFALMVRAGLHLPCHESSEMAIFERIYADIGDAQDLERDLSSFSAHITNMIAIMNDTLSSRPEAFPPSLVLLDEIGNATDPAEGAAIAEALLCRLHEQGFKVIVTTHYHSLKTMPLRKPGFMNASHEFDLVTMSPTYRLIEGLPGGSSALEIAGQLGLDPLVLSHASTLLQGQERDLEFMFQELQNTQHRLDHELRQAQSLRVEAERFHQEAREVKERVCQSERQERQKVRKNLQAELAHVKRELHTMMEELKSHRTLFQVKSTRQKIVQLQQQSEALLDDGETGPLRHASVGEMVAIKDLGTHGILLEPIDASPRVKVQVGEKIISVDAQLLRSIHASATPQVSASSQRMNMKGKAKKDFVSENSGGHVLQSVTPSLTIDLRGKSVDEAIESTEAAFDHAVLQGHQAILVIHGHGTGKLKAALRTLCSASPYVLTYRPGERGEGGDGATVVSLR; encoded by the coding sequence ATGTCACAGGACTCTCTACAGTTGCAAGCGAGACAGGCTTTAGAATGGGAGCAACTCCTCAGCGTTTTGGCGAGGTACGCACAGTCAAAACCAGGCGCGAGGGCTTGTTTGCAGTTGCCCTTAGAAACAAATTTACCGACTGCCGCGATGCGTCTACAAGAAACAACTGAGATGCGGATGATATTGGAATGTGCACGTTCATTTCCGATTCTGGCGTTCGACGATATCGAGGATCTGTTAAATCGATCAGCAAAAGGTGCGCAGCTTGAAGGGGTAGAACTGTACTCCGTGTCGGTACTGTTGGACCTATGTGCTGAAGTGAGTCGGGCAATCATGGACTTTGAAGAGTCCTGCCCTACGATCTCTGTCCTGGCATATACGTTAGATCCCCTCTCCAGAGTGTATGAAGCAATTGTCCAGTGCGTTGACCATGAAGGGAACATTCAAGAATCGGCAACTCCAGAATTGTCTCAACTCGTCCAGCATCTCCATCAACTTCGGCAACAAATTCGACAACGGCTTGAGCGATTGCTGTCCTCTCATGAGTTTGAAGAGCTGCTCCAAGGGCAGTATTTTGCCCAGCGAGGGGAACGTTATGTGATTCCGGTCAAATCGGACAAGCAACATCATATTTCCGGGATCGTGCATGACATTTCCGGAAGCGGCGCAACCGTATTCATCGAGCCACGCGACTTCATCGAATTAAACAATGCGATTAAAGTCGCGGACCTTCAGGTAAAGCAAGAGATCGGTCGGATTTTGCAAGATCTTTCTAGCTTGGTGGCCTCTCATGTAACGATTCTTCTTCAGAATTTTCAGACCCTCCGGCAATTGGACTGTTTGGGCGCAAAAGCTCGGCTCAGCATCACCATGCGGGCCAATCCCGTTTCTTTGAATCGACGGCAACATGTCATGTTAAAAGAAGCCCGACATCCGCTTCTTGTCATGAATAAACGGGACGTCGTGGCAAACGACATACATCTTCCGTATGAAACCCCTGTCTGCATCGTGTCAGGTCCGAATACGGGAGGGAAAACGGCGACTCTCAAACTCTTAGGGATGTTTGCGTTGATGGTTCGGGCTGGTTTGCATCTGCCGTGTCATGAGAGTTCAGAAATGGCTATTTTTGAACGAATCTATGCCGACATCGGAGACGCCCAAGACCTAGAGCGAGATTTATCGAGTTTTTCTGCGCATATCACGAACATGATCGCGATCATGAATGATACCCTTTCGAGCCGCCCCGAAGCGTTCCCTCCCTCCCTCGTGTTACTGGACGAAATCGGGAATGCTACAGACCCGGCGGAAGGAGCCGCTATTGCCGAAGCCCTCCTCTGTCGTTTGCATGAACAGGGGTTCAAGGTCATAGTCACGACCCATTATCATTCTCTCAAAACCATGCCACTACGCAAGCCCGGATTTATGAACGCAAGTCATGAATTCGACTTAGTCACCATGTCGCCAACGTATCGTTTAATCGAAGGTCTTCCTGGGGGATCGTCAGCTCTCGAGATTGCCGGTCAACTGGGGTTAGATCCTCTGGTCCTGTCGCATGCCTCAACATTGTTGCAAGGTCAGGAACGGGATCTCGAATTCATGTTTCAAGAATTACAGAATACACAACATCGGTTGGATCATGAATTGCGTCAGGCTCAATCCTTGCGCGTCGAAGCTGAACGGTTTCATCAGGAAGCCCGAGAGGTGAAAGAGCGTGTGTGCCAATCCGAACGTCAGGAGCGCCAAAAAGTCCGTAAGAATCTTCAAGCCGAACTCGCGCATGTGAAGCGTGAGCTCCATACGATGATGGAAGAACTCAAGAGCCACCGGACGCTGTTTCAGGTGAAGTCTACCCGACAAAAGATCGTTCAGTTACAACAACAGAGCGAGGCACTATTGGATGATGGCGAGACCGGACCGCTTCGTCATGCCTCGGTGGGCGAGATGGTGGCAATCAAAGATCTGGGGACGCACGGAATACTCTTGGAGCCCATCGACGCTAGCCCGCGCGTCAAAGTTCAGGTTGGCGAAAAAATCATTTCCGTTGATGCGCAATTATTACGAAGCATTCATGCTTCAGCGACGCCTCAAGTTTCTGCGTCATCACAACGCATGAACATGAAAGGGAAGGCTAAGAAAGATTTTGTCTCCGAGAACTCGGGTGGCCATGTTCTTCAGTCGGTCACGCCATCTTTGACTATTGACCTTCGGGGAAAGTCGGTAGATGAAGCGATCGAGAGCACAGAGGCTGCATTTGACCATGCCGTCCTGCAGGGCCATCAAGCTATTCTCGTCATTCATGGTCATGGCACAGGAAAGCTCAAAGCCGCGTTACGAACACTGTGTTCAGCATCGCCCTATGTGTTGACCTACCGTCCTGGTGAACGTGGAGAGGGTGGAGATGGAGCTACTGTGGTTTCACTGCGGTAA
- a CDS encoding hemolysin family protein, giving the protein MDIFAVLVCLGLSAFFSGAEIAFFSISESKLRTMAEEGKKAANLALRLRANPQRLLSTILIGNNLVNISATTLTTLIAQRLFGIEAVAIATGILIFVVLMFGEIVPKSLSQKHAETAVQLMAYPVYWFEQAFSPLLFVLEPFILKMTGGRSLSLHYATEEELKLMLDAGDKAGVLETEEVKMIKNVFEFTDLTAEDVMTPRIYMFGLDGNETLEEARDELFKSKFSRIPVYDDDLDNITGIMYRSHALMELAQNQTTTLIKDISKPALFVPASKPADDLLKQFQQEKRHIAIVVNEFGGVLGLVTAEDLLEEVVGEILDEGDVTEELIKRTGKNQILVDGRTEVRKINEFLKVELDEEQNTISGLILDELGHIPGIGERVFTDHCHLVVRDADEKSIKSVQIIKEEIVPDPPAQTPSPVGQST; this is encoded by the coding sequence ATGGATATCTTCGCAGTTCTAGTCTGTTTAGGGCTTTCTGCATTTTTCTCTGGTGCAGAGATTGCTTTTTTCTCGATCTCGGAAAGCAAGCTCAGAACGATGGCTGAGGAAGGGAAAAAAGCGGCAAACCTTGCCCTGAGGCTCCGGGCGAACCCACAACGCCTGCTTTCAACAATCCTTATTGGCAATAACTTGGTCAATATTTCGGCAACCACGTTGACAACTCTCATTGCCCAACGGTTATTCGGAATCGAGGCAGTGGCAATCGCGACGGGAATTTTAATCTTTGTCGTGCTGATGTTTGGTGAAATCGTTCCTAAATCACTCAGTCAAAAGCATGCAGAGACTGCCGTGCAACTGATGGCCTACCCTGTCTATTGGTTCGAACAAGCCTTTTCCCCCCTACTCTTTGTCCTTGAACCATTCATTTTGAAAATGACGGGCGGTCGCTCTCTTTCGTTGCACTATGCGACTGAAGAAGAGCTCAAACTCATGCTTGATGCTGGGGATAAAGCTGGAGTTCTTGAGACAGAAGAAGTCAAGATGATCAAGAACGTGTTCGAATTTACAGATTTGACAGCAGAAGACGTGATGACACCTCGGATCTACATGTTCGGGTTGGATGGCAATGAAACGCTCGAAGAAGCACGCGATGAACTTTTCAAATCTAAGTTTTCGCGAATTCCGGTCTATGATGACGACCTTGATAACATCACCGGTATCATGTACCGCAGTCACGCATTAATGGAACTGGCCCAAAATCAGACCACGACACTCATAAAAGACATTTCCAAACCCGCTCTCTTCGTTCCCGCGAGCAAACCGGCTGATGACCTGTTAAAACAATTCCAGCAAGAAAAGCGTCATATTGCCATCGTCGTGAATGAATTCGGCGGGGTACTCGGCTTGGTAACGGCAGAAGATCTTCTAGAAGAAGTCGTCGGCGAAATCCTTGATGAAGGTGATGTCACAGAAGAATTGATCAAAAGAACAGGTAAAAATCAGATCTTGGTTGATGGAAGGACTGAAGTCCGAAAAATTAATGAATTCCTGAAGGTCGAGTTGGATGAGGAACAGAACACGATCAGTGGACTGATTCTTGATGAGCTAGGACATATCCCTGGCATTGGAGAACGCGTTTTCACCGACCACTGCCACCTTGTGGTTCGTGATGCCGATGAAAAGTCCATCAAAAGCGTTCAAATTATTAAAGAAGAAATCGTACCTGATCCTCCCGCCCAAACACCGTCGCCTGTCGGACAATCTACGTAA
- a CDS encoding PhzF family phenazine biosynthesis protein yields the protein MDLTTRHLSFYQADVFTDVVFGGNPVAVFPNAPDLSNSEFQQIANEMNLSETVFVLPSSHSDVRIKLRIFTPTHELPFAGHPVLGTCYVLGKLGHFPIHEPITHIQYECNIGVFSAELYVLKGAIDRVEMGQPSPQFIETVKNGEELFEVARALGLNRSDIAPSPFPVEVVSTGLPVMIIPARTLTAVKSIQPDQAAITDVCQRYGSNGMMVFSTMTVDDYSTVHTRMFAAPIGIDEDPATGSASGALGAYLVKNGVVEVRPTTEIVAEQGYEMDRPSKIFIQVFSDDDVIQAVKVGGQVVMVAEGKLFY from the coding sequence ATGGACTTGACCACCCGCCATCTTTCCTTCTATCAAGCTGATGTCTTTACTGATGTAGTGTTCGGCGGTAATCCTGTCGCTGTCTTCCCGAATGCACCGGATTTATCCAACTCAGAATTTCAACAAATTGCGAATGAAATGAACCTGTCAGAGACGGTGTTTGTGCTTCCTTCGTCCCATTCTGACGTCAGGATAAAATTGCGCATCTTTACCCCAACCCATGAACTTCCATTTGCTGGGCATCCTGTTCTGGGAACCTGTTATGTTTTAGGCAAATTAGGCCATTTCCCCATTCATGAGCCTATTACCCATATTCAGTACGAATGTAACATTGGCGTATTCTCTGCAGAGCTCTATGTTCTCAAGGGGGCGATTGATCGTGTTGAGATGGGCCAGCCCTCGCCACAATTCATCGAAACGGTAAAAAACGGGGAAGAACTCTTTGAAGTAGCGCGAGCGTTGGGGCTCAATCGATCTGACATTGCCCCATCTCCGTTTCCCGTGGAAGTTGTCTCGACGGGGCTACCGGTCATGATTATTCCAGCGCGAACATTGACGGCAGTCAAATCAATCCAGCCTGACCAGGCAGCCATCACTGACGTTTGTCAAAGATATGGTTCCAATGGCATGATGGTTTTCAGTACGATGACGGTCGACGATTATTCAACCGTCCATACCCGAATGTTCGCAGCCCCGATTGGTATCGACGAAGATCCGGCGACAGGGAGTGCAAGTGGGGCCTTGGGAGCCTATCTGGTCAAAAACGGCGTTGTCGAGGTGAGACCAACGACTGAAATTGTGGCAGAGCAAGGCTATGAAATGGATCGACCATCGAAAATTTTCATTCAGGTGTTTTCCGACGATGACGTGATCCAAGCTGTCAAAGTTGGTGGACAAGTCGTGATGGTGGCAGAGGGTAAATTGTTTTATTAA
- a CDS encoding B12-binding domain-containing radical SAM protein, translating to MSSGLIQVDTPSVTKESRKKFKTMLLFPPEWVPTAPYLALPSLTAVLREHGHEVIQKDINIEMYDWFFSDTFLIWVKIRMDRQRKILQEKEQSGVPLTDAERNQLACLFAKVDVDVMDLAERAEWAKAVTRGEEFYDAEKLEQALNVFREVMHFISAAYYPASLVFYPMESNLGYRSGVSKEVFACLEDEQVNVYRDVCQQLVLPAVHKERPDVVGVSIGTQMQLMAGLTFCKMIKATFPDIHITVGGNVITRLQEEIPKKEEFFAMLFDSAIMYEGEHALLWLLEALAGERTWSQVPNLMYRDQGIVQVSQEIYTEKTTSLPLPDFEGLPLDSYFVPVRILPYLATRGCYWGRCTFCDHGQGYFDQYRGKPAGEVVREIAALKERYQAQHFLFADESYPPALFKKVINLLVEENVGIKWTTLIRFEETLQDPEIWKQAVKAGCCTLYYGMESANERVLELMDKHARKSVIENNLREAAKAGIWNHVMAFYGFPGETRQEAEDTRRFLIDNKRYIHSTELFYFVAYRHTPMVRNPEKFGITIHKQDEYDMPLDYYYTLNEPTGISCLEAMQLCEEFYQNDFEPWAVRVNAREHVFLYISKFGTNSLPQIYATKAGKELPRTDGVQGLITWPMANAESSSKDKETGMSRVVSHATP from the coding sequence ATGTCATCAGGCCTCATCCAAGTTGATACGCCCTCGGTAACCAAAGAATCCAGGAAAAAGTTCAAGACCATGTTGTTGTTTCCGCCCGAATGGGTGCCTACGGCCCCCTATCTTGCGCTGCCCAGTCTCACCGCGGTCCTTCGGGAACATGGCCATGAAGTCATCCAAAAAGACATCAATATCGAGATGTATGACTGGTTCTTTAGTGATACATTTTTGATCTGGGTCAAAATTCGTATGGATCGACAACGGAAAATCCTGCAAGAAAAAGAACAGTCTGGAGTTCCGTTGACCGATGCCGAGAGGAATCAACTAGCCTGTTTGTTCGCAAAGGTTGACGTTGATGTGATGGATTTAGCAGAACGTGCAGAATGGGCTAAGGCCGTCACTCGTGGTGAGGAATTTTATGACGCCGAAAAATTAGAACAGGCGCTGAATGTATTCCGGGAAGTCATGCACTTTATCTCTGCGGCTTACTACCCCGCTTCTCTGGTTTTTTATCCGATGGAAAGTAATTTAGGGTATCGGTCTGGTGTTTCCAAAGAAGTGTTTGCTTGCTTGGAAGACGAACAAGTCAATGTCTATCGGGATGTCTGTCAGCAACTCGTTCTTCCTGCCGTGCATAAAGAGCGGCCGGATGTCGTCGGAGTCTCAATTGGCACTCAAATGCAACTGATGGCTGGTCTGACATTCTGTAAAATGATCAAGGCCACCTTCCCCGATATCCATATTACTGTCGGAGGCAATGTTATTACACGGCTGCAAGAAGAAATCCCCAAGAAAGAAGAGTTTTTTGCCATGCTCTTTGACTCGGCGATCATGTACGAGGGGGAACATGCTTTACTCTGGTTACTCGAAGCGCTTGCCGGTGAACGTACGTGGAGTCAGGTTCCTAATCTGATGTACCGGGATCAAGGCATCGTTCAGGTCAGCCAGGAAATTTACACAGAGAAAACGACGTCGCTTCCCTTGCCAGATTTCGAAGGCCTGCCTCTCGATTCGTATTTTGTCCCTGTTCGTATCCTTCCATATCTCGCTACCCGCGGTTGTTACTGGGGGCGATGTACCTTCTGTGATCATGGACAAGGATATTTTGATCAGTATCGCGGGAAGCCGGCCGGCGAGGTGGTTCGTGAAATCGCTGCACTCAAAGAACGGTACCAGGCCCAACACTTTTTGTTCGCCGATGAGTCTTATCCACCGGCGTTGTTCAAAAAGGTGATCAATCTTCTTGTCGAAGAGAACGTCGGGATTAAATGGACTACATTAATCCGGTTTGAGGAAACGTTACAAGATCCGGAAATTTGGAAGCAGGCAGTCAAAGCAGGGTGCTGTACATTGTACTATGGTATGGAGTCGGCGAATGAACGGGTGCTCGAGCTCATGGACAAACATGCCAGGAAGAGTGTCATCGAGAATAATCTTCGTGAAGCCGCCAAGGCCGGCATCTGGAATCATGTCATGGCCTTTTATGGATTTCCCGGCGAAACCCGCCAGGAGGCCGAAGACACCAGGCGATTTTTGATCGACAATAAACGCTACATCCATTCCACAGAGTTATTTTATTTTGTGGCCTACCGACATACTCCCATGGTCAGGAATCCTGAAAAATTCGGCATTACCATACACAAACAGGATGAATATGACATGCCTCTCGACTACTACTACACGCTGAATGAACCCACGGGCATCAGTTGTTTAGAGGCGATGCAGCTGTGTGAAGAATTCTACCAGAATGACTTTGAGCCGTGGGCGGTACGCGTGAACGCTCGCGAGCATGTGTTTCTCTATATCTCCAAATTCGGTACCAACTCGCTTCCTCAAATTTACGCGACCAAAGCCGGAAAAGAGCTTCCACGGACTGACGGTGTTCAGGGACTTATCACGTGGCCTATGGCTAATGCGGAATCATCGAGCAAAGATAAAGAAACAGGCATGAGCCGGGTTGTTAGCCATGCCACACCGTAA